One part of the Bacillus sp. FJAT-27916 genome encodes these proteins:
- a CDS encoding 50S ribosomal protein L11 methyltransferase codes for MLHEYTISMLQEAVDEAIEKLNMHGYYNSYYDQPIEQYASDNGYGVQEIEDGTVDLKVIIEEESIPVDVEKEQASIAAILTVAKEKVHYQLLDTVEWQEPFPIIDLQNGWFIKPVQEEQVPAGKIIHFEPPRAFGSGLHGTTQDCLRLILREEMKGMRVLDIGTGAGLLSIGAALSGASEIQAIDMEDVGEEVLYNARLNGVESNIKVSCADALNPKFGIDGTFDWIFINIAANEIKQLFAFVDRHLAAGGRLILSGMVTWNEEDALKVYQENGYQLKEIHQTDEWVTAYLIKSR; via the coding sequence ATGTTACATGAATATACGATTTCTATGCTGCAGGAAGCTGTCGATGAAGCAATCGAAAAGCTGAATATGCATGGGTACTACAATTCTTATTACGACCAGCCGATTGAGCAATATGCTTCTGACAATGGCTATGGTGTCCAAGAGATTGAGGATGGCACCGTTGACCTGAAGGTGATTATTGAAGAGGAGTCAATACCGGTGGATGTTGAAAAGGAGCAGGCATCCATAGCGGCTATCCTTACGGTTGCAAAGGAAAAGGTTCATTATCAGCTGCTTGATACAGTAGAATGGCAGGAGCCATTCCCTATCATTGACCTTCAAAATGGCTGGTTCATTAAACCGGTACAGGAAGAGCAAGTACCGGCAGGCAAAATCATTCATTTTGAGCCTCCGCGTGCTTTTGGTTCAGGTCTTCATGGAACGACACAGGACTGTCTCCGTCTCATTCTCCGTGAAGAGATGAAAGGAATGAGGGTGCTTGATATCGGTACAGGAGCGGGGCTATTAAGTATAGGGGCCGCTCTTTCAGGAGCTTCGGAAATTCAAGCAATCGATATGGAGGATGTTGGTGAAGAGGTTTTATACAATGCCAGGCTGAATGGGGTAGAGTCCAATATCAAGGTGAGCTGTGCGGATGCTCTAAATCCAAAGTTCGGGATTGATGGAACGTTCGACTGGATTTTCATTAATATCGCTGCAAATGAAATTAAGCAATTATTCGCTTTTGTTGATAGACATCTGGCAGCTGGAGGGAGATTAATCCTTTCGGGGATGGTGACGTGGAATGAGGAGGATGCTCTAAAGGTTTACCAAGAAAACGGGTATCAGCTGAAGGAAATTCATCAAACAGATGAATGGGTGACAGCCTATCTCATAAAAAGCCGATAA
- a CDS encoding vWA domain-containing protein — translation MMNKQLTELIFVLDRSGSMAGLEKDTIGGFNSLVKKQCDLPGKTAVTAILFDDEYEVLWEGKDANQVVMTEKEYYVRGMTALLDAVGKTILSVGQRLAHTAEDARPGKVIFVITTDGYENASVEFTYDKVKEMIRHQQEKYHWEFLFIGANIDAAKEAGQLGVAEQDACQYEASSVGVQKMYASVHMKLAEKRT, via the coding sequence ATGATGAATAAACAATTGACTGAGCTCATTTTTGTCCTTGATCGGAGCGGTTCGATGGCTGGTTTGGAGAAGGATACAATTGGCGGGTTCAACTCCTTGGTGAAAAAACAATGCGATCTGCCTGGCAAGACTGCAGTGACCGCTATTTTATTTGATGATGAGTATGAGGTGCTTTGGGAAGGAAAGGATGCGAATCAAGTAGTAATGACAGAGAAGGAATACTATGTCAGAGGGATGACTGCCCTGCTTGATGCTGTCGGAAAAACAATTTTAAGCGTTGGCCAGCGTCTGGCACATACGGCGGAGGATGCGCGTCCTGGCAAAGTGATCTTCGTCATTACGACAGATGGCTATGAGAATGCCAGCGTGGAATTTACGTATGACAAAGTGAAAGAAATGATTCGTCATCAGCAAGAGAAATATCATTGGGAATTCCTCTTTATCGGAGCCAATATCGATGCTGCTAAGGAAGCTGGACAATTGGGCGTTGCTGAACAAGATGCCTGCCAATATGAAGCTTCATCCGTCGGCGTACAAAAGATGTATGCATCTGTCCATATGAAATTGGCTGAAAAAAGAACATAA
- the exaC gene encoding acetaldehyde dehydrogenase ExaC, with protein sequence MIYANPNTDGAIIQFKEKYDNFIGGKWVAPVKGQYFDNRSPVNGEVFTQAARSSAEDIELALDAAHAAKDAWGKTSAAVRAQILNRIADRLEENLEMVAVAETWDNGKAVRETLNADIPLAIDHFRYFASTIRAQEGRTTQLDNDTVAYHFQEPLGVVGQIIPWNFPILMAAWKIAPALAAGNCIVLKPAEQTPVSIMVVMELIQDLLPAGVLNIVNGYGIEVGKPLATNKRIAKIAFTGSTAVGRQIMQYATENIIPVTLELGGKSPNVFFEDVMDQDDEFLDKAIEGLVMFALNSGEICTCPSRALIQESIYDKFMERAIERVKAIKVGNPLDTDVMMGAQASNEQKEKILSYIQLGKEEGAECLIGGGENNLGEGLEKGNYIQPTVFKGHNKMRIFQEEIFGPVLGVTTFKDFDEAMEMANDTLYGLGAGVWSRSGDLAYRAGRAIQAGRVWTNTYHQYPAGAAFGGYKLSGIGRENHAMMLDHYQQTKCLLVSYDRKPQGFF encoded by the coding sequence ATGATCTACGCAAATCCAAATACAGATGGAGCCATTATTCAGTTCAAGGAGAAATACGATAATTTCATCGGGGGCAAATGGGTTGCTCCTGTTAAAGGTCAATACTTTGATAATAGATCACCTGTTAATGGTGAAGTATTCACACAGGCTGCACGCTCTTCCGCAGAGGATATCGAGCTTGCTTTAGATGCAGCACATGCAGCGAAGGATGCTTGGGGGAAAACATCTGCAGCTGTACGTGCACAAATCTTAAATAGAATTGCTGACCGTTTAGAAGAAAACCTAGAAATGGTCGCTGTCGCAGAAACATGGGATAACGGGAAGGCTGTCCGCGAGACATTAAATGCAGACATTCCGTTAGCAATTGACCATTTCCGTTATTTTGCAAGTACCATCCGCGCCCAAGAAGGCCGCACTACCCAGCTTGACAACGATACAGTCGCTTACCACTTCCAAGAGCCTTTAGGTGTAGTAGGACAAATCATTCCATGGAACTTCCCAATCCTTATGGCCGCATGGAAGATTGCACCGGCACTTGCAGCTGGGAACTGCATCGTCTTAAAACCAGCAGAGCAAACACCTGTCTCTATCATGGTCGTCATGGAGCTTATTCAAGACCTGCTTCCTGCTGGAGTGCTGAATATTGTAAACGGATACGGCATTGAAGTCGGTAAGCCGCTTGCGACAAATAAACGCATCGCTAAGATTGCCTTCACCGGTTCTACAGCTGTCGGCCGTCAAATCATGCAATATGCAACAGAAAATATCATCCCTGTCACGCTCGAGCTTGGCGGCAAGTCCCCGAATGTCTTCTTTGAAGATGTAATGGACCAGGATGATGAATTCCTTGATAAAGCGATTGAAGGATTAGTCATGTTCGCCCTCAATTCCGGCGAGATTTGTACTTGCCCTTCACGTGCGCTCATCCAAGAGTCCATTTATGATAAATTCATGGAACGGGCGATAGAACGCGTTAAAGCCATCAAGGTCGGCAACCCGCTTGATACAGACGTTATGATGGGAGCCCAAGCCTCCAATGAACAAAAGGAAAAAATCCTTTCTTATATCCAATTAGGTAAAGAAGAAGGGGCTGAATGCCTAATCGGCGGAGGAGAAAATAACCTCGGCGAAGGATTAGAAAAAGGCAACTATATTCAGCCAACTGTCTTTAAAGGCCATAATAAAATGCGTATCTTCCAAGAGGAAATCTTCGGACCAGTTCTTGGCGTGACTACATTCAAGGACTTCGATGAGGCAATGGAGATGGCCAATGATACCTTGTATGGCTTAGGAGCCGGCGTATGGTCCCGCAGCGGTGACCTTGCATACCGTGCAGGCCGTGCCATCCAGGCAGGACGCGTATGGACCAACACGTACCATCAATATCCAGCCGGAGCTGCTTTCGGCGGCTATAAATTATCTGGCATCGGCCGTGAGAATCATGCGATGATGCTAGATCACTATCAACAAACGAAATGTCTATTGGTCAGCTATGACCGCAAGCCACAAGGCTTCTTCTAA
- a CDS encoding DUF779 domain-containing protein codes for MPERVIATDAALSLINHLRDIHGSIFFYQSAGCCDGSAPMCYREEDFRIGNADLLLGIIGGVPFYMHQSQYEYWKHTQLIIDAIPGKGAEFSLDSIEERHFITRSHVLSNGN; via the coding sequence ATGCCAGAAAGAGTCATTGCGACAGATGCCGCCCTTAGTCTAATTAATCATTTAAGGGACATTCACGGCAGCATCTTCTTCTACCAATCCGCCGGCTGCTGTGACGGGTCGGCACCGATGTGCTATAGAGAGGAAGACTTCCGGATTGGGAATGCGGATTTGCTGCTCGGAATCATTGGCGGTGTTCCTTTCTATATGCACCAGAGCCAGTATGAATATTGGAAGCATACACAGCTAATCATTGATGCCATCCCAGGAAAAGGGGCTGAATTCTCACTCGATAGCATAGAGGAACGGCATTTCATCACAAGATCACATGTATTATCTAATGGAAATTAA
- a CDS encoding undecaprenyl-diphosphate phosphatase, with translation MEFIELLKAFILGLVEGLTEFAPVSSTGHMILVDEMWLKSTEFLGQYTANTFKIVIQLGSILAVVIIFKDRFIDMLGLNRLFGKKEDKRTAEGNHLRLTHVIVGLIPAGVLGLLFEDYIDEHLFSIETVMIGLLVGSFLMIAADIVSGKKKEPKVTTVDQITYKQALSIGLIQCLSLWPGFSRSGSTISGGVLLGLSHRAAADFTFIMAVPIMAGASLLSLVKNWEHFNLDALPFFIVGFISAFIFALISIRFFLKLINKIRLMPFAIYRIVLVAAIYFLYF, from the coding sequence ATGGAGTTTATTGAGTTATTGAAGGCGTTTATCCTTGGGCTTGTTGAAGGATTGACGGAATTTGCGCCGGTCTCCTCGACAGGGCATATGATATTGGTTGATGAGATGTGGCTGAAGTCCACCGAATTCCTTGGGCAATATACAGCGAATACCTTTAAGATTGTTATCCAGCTTGGCTCGATATTGGCAGTTGTTATTATCTTTAAGGATCGATTCATTGATATGCTTGGGTTGAATCGGCTTTTCGGCAAGAAAGAGGATAAGAGAACAGCTGAGGGGAATCATCTCCGTTTAACGCATGTAATTGTCGGATTAATTCCTGCAGGTGTTCTTGGCCTCTTGTTTGAGGATTATATTGATGAGCATCTCTTCTCAATCGAGACGGTTATGATTGGTCTTTTAGTCGGGTCCTTCCTGATGATTGCCGCAGATATCGTAAGCGGCAAGAAGAAAGAGCCTAAGGTAACAACGGTTGACCAAATTACGTATAAGCAGGCCCTCTCAATCGGATTGATTCAATGCTTATCCTTATGGCCAGGCTTTTCCCGCTCAGGCTCGACCATCTCAGGCGGGGTTCTGCTTGGATTAAGTCATAGAGCGGCAGCTGATTTTACGTTCATCATGGCTGTGCCAATTATGGCGGGGGCCAGTTTGCTGTCATTGGTTAAGAACTGGGAGCATTTCAATCTGGATGCTCTGCCATTCTTTATTGTCGGTTTCATCAGTGCATTTATCTTTGCGCTAATATCGATCCGCTTCTTCTTGAAGCTAATTAATAAGATTCGATTAATGCCATTTGCCATCTACCGAATTGTCTTGGTAGCGGCAATTTACTTCTTGTATTTTTAA